The following DNA comes from bacterium.
TCCCCGCAGAGAGCTGATTCAGAAGACTTTCAATCCATATAGACGGGAAAGGACAGGGACATGATCCGTGCAATGGGGATAGTGCTTTGTTTTGTCGCAATGGTCTGCCTACATGCCGGGAACACTCTGGCCGCCGACGAGACGGTCAAGGGCAAGTGCATGACCTGCCATAAGGAGGTCTCGCCGGGACTCTACCATCAGTGGTTCAGCTCGCAGCACGCCAAGCACGACGTGACGTGCTACGACTGCCACCATGCCGACCGCAATGAACCGGATGCGTATCTGCACGAAGGGGCGTACATCGCGACGCTGGTGACTCCCAAGGACTGCGGCGAATGCCACACGAACGAGATGAACGAGTTCGTTCCCTCGCACCACGCCAAGGCCGGGCAGATTCTCGAATCGGCGGACGCCTATCTTGCGCACGTGGTGGGCGGCGATCCGGCGGCGGTGGCGGGCTGCGAGAGTTGCCACGGAGCCAAGATCAAGATTGATCCGAAGTCGTCCAACAAGCTGATGAAAGGAAACTGGCCGAACTCAGGAATCGGACGGATCAATCCCGACGGCACGCTGGGCGCGTGCAATGCCTGTCATTTGCGGCATGAGTTTTCGCGCTCGCAGGCGCGGCAGCCGGAAACCTGCGGGAAGTGCCACCTCGGGCCCGATCATCCGCAGAAGGAGATCTACGAGGAATCGAAACACGGGATCGTGTACTTCACGAACGTTGACGAGATGAATCTGGACGCGGATCGCTGGGTGGTGGGACAGGACTACTACGCGGCTCCGACCTGCGCGACCTGTCATCTCTCGGCCACGCGCAAGCAGCCGGTGACGCACGACGCGGGCGAGCGGATTTCGTGGACGCTGCGGCCGCCGATCTCCACGCTGCAGAACAACTGGGAACAGAAACGCAAGAACATGCAGGACGTATGCAGCGCGTGCCACGGGCCGGTGTGGGTGAAGGGACACTACGCGCAGATGGACGGCGTGGTGCATCTCTACAATGAGAAGTTCGCCAAACCGGCTGGAGCGCTAATGGGCATTCTGAAGAAGAACAAGTCGCTTAAGAATCCGGCCGAGTTCAGCAATCAGGTGGAGTGGGTATACTGGGAGCTGTGGCATCACGAGGGCCGGCGGGCGCGGCACGGCGCTTCGATGATGGGGCCGGACTACACGTGGTGGCATGGAATCTACGACGTGGGCCAGCACTTCTACTTCAAGTTCATTCCGGCGGTTCAGGAGACGGGCGATGCGGAAGCCATCGCCTATCTGGACAAGCTCATTGCGGAAGATCCGTTCCACAAATGGATGAAGCAGCCGACCGACGAGATCAAGAAGCAGATCCGGTCGGGTGAGCTGCAGAAGCTCTACGAGACGTTCTACCAACCGGAACTGGGCGGCAAATGAGGCGAATGTACCTCGCATTTCTCCGAGGTGCGTCGGCCAACGGATTCAGCCGGCTGGGCGTGATTCTGGTCACGTCGGCGGTGCTGTGCTTCATCGGACTGGAACTGCTGCGGGTGCTGGGGATCGTAACCAACGCGTATATCGGTCTCATCACCTATCTGGCGTTTCCGCTGCTGTTCATCGTCGGGCTGATTCTGATTCCTTTCGGCTGGTGGCGATGGTCGCGGAGGACCGGGCGGCCGATCCGCGAGCTGCTCAGCCGCCGATTCACCGAGCAGGACCTGGCGGTGAAAGAAGCGGGATCGAGGTTGATTCGCACGGTGATTGCGCTGACGCTTCTGAATCTGATCGTCCTGAGCGTCGTCAGCCTTCGCACGGTGCAGTTCATGGACAAGGCCCACTTCTGCGGAACGGCTTGCCATCAGGTGATGAATCCCGAGTGGACAACGTATCAGCAATCGCCCCATGCGCGCGTGCAGTGTGTGGAGTGTCACGTGGGCGAAGGCACGGAAGCGTTCGTGGACGCCAAGCTCAACGGTTTGTGGCAAATCATCTCCGCCACGTTCAAACTCTATGACAAGCCGATACCGACTCCGGTTCACAACCTGCGGCCGGCGCGCGAGACGTGCGAGAAATGTCACTGGCCGGAGATGTTTCTCGGCAATCGGACGGTGAACATCGCCCACTACGACACGGATGAGGCGTCCACGCCGAGCTACACGACGCTGGTTCTGAAGGTGGGGACGGGCCGGACGGGACTGGAAAACGGCAGCCACTGGCACGTGGCCGAGGAAAACGAAGTGCGCTACGCCGCCGTGGATGACCAGCGGATGGAGATGTTGTGGGTGGACGCGCGGCAGCCGGACGGCAACTTCAAACGTTTTCGCAACGCGAATCTGCAACCGCCCGATGAAAAAACGAAGCCGGACGTGCGCGCGATGGACTGCGTGGACTGCCACAACCGCGCTACGCACATCTACGAAGAACCGGAGCGGGCGGTGGATCAGCGGATTCAGCGGGAACTCATTGATCGCAGTCTGCCGTATGCCAAGAAGATTGCGCTGGGCGCGCTGATGGGCAGCTATTCCGACACGGCTTCGGCAGTGAGGGGAATCGAAGCGCACATTCGCGGATTCTACCGCGAGCATTATCCGAATCTACTGGGTCCGCGCGGCATGGCGATAGACGGGATGGTCGAAACGGTCACGGGAATCTACCGGCGGAACCTTCATCCGTACATGGGCATTCGCTGGGGAAGCTATCCCAATCATCTCGGACACGCGGGCGAGGGCGGATGTTTCCGCTGCCACAATCCCCGGATGGTGGATGACGAGGGCAAGTCTATCTCGATGGATTGCACGCTCTGTCATTCGATCCTTGCCTATGACGAACCCGCGCCCTATGCGTATCTGTTCCTGCCCGACGACACGACGGCGGGAGTGAAACGGTACATGGCGAAATACCTGTGGGAGGAGTTCTCGAA
Coding sequences within:
- a CDS encoding NapC/NirT family cytochrome c, which translates into the protein MYLAFLRGASANGFSRLGVILVTSAVLCFIGLELLRVLGIVTNAYIGLITYLAFPLLFIVGLILIPFGWWRWSRRTGRPIRELLSRRFTEQDLAVKEAGSRLIRTVIALTLLNLIVLSVVSLRTVQFMDKAHFCGTACHQVMNPEWTTYQQSPHARVQCVECHVGEGTEAFVDAKLNGLWQIISATFKLYDKPIPTPVHNLRPARETCEKCHWPEMFLGNRTVNIAHYDTDEASTPSYTTLVLKVGTGRTGLENGSHWHVAEENEVRYAAVDDQRMEMLWVDARQPDGNFKRFRNANLQPPDEKTKPDVRAMDCVDCHNRATHIYEEPERAVDQRIQRELIDRSLPYAKKIALGALMGSYSDTASAVRGIEAHIRGFYREHYPNLLGPRGMAIDGMVETVTGIYRRNLHPYMGIRWGSYPNHLGHAGEGGCFRCHNPRMVDDEGKSISMDCTLCHSILAYDEPAPYAYLFLPDDTTAGVKRYMAKYLWEEFSKAATQ